The Tolypothrix sp. NIES-4075 DNA segment TGAAGTGTTGACGGGTGAAGATAAGCTAACTATTCCAGAGTTATTTCCTGGTTGGGAAATTTTGATTTCTCAAATATGGCCCCCAGTATTTGAATGAAAAAATTATCTCATATGGTTGAGGGCGATCGCCTGCATTCATCCGCCATAATTATAATGAGTGTAATTACGACTTAAGTCGTCAAATACTTTACAAATGACCAATAACATGCAGCGCGATTTCACCAACCGCGAAGAGTTGGTAGCTTACCTCCGCGAACAATTCCCAGACGCAGCACAACGAGATAATCATATCAGCGAAATTGTCGGCGGACGCAAAGCCGCCGAGAAAGTGTTGCAAAAAGTAGACGCTGCACGCTACGCAAAAACACGTAATTTTTTCACAGGTGCAGTAACGCGACTTTCGCCTTATATTCGTTATGGTGTTCTCAGTTTGCGAGAAATTCGGGATTATGTCGTTGAGCGCACAACAAACCCAGAGGAAACAACTAAACTAATTAACGAGCTAGGCTGGCGCGACTACTGGCAGCGTTTATACGCCAAACTAGGCGATAACATCTGGCAAGACCAAGAAGAATATAAAACAGGTTATACCCCCTCAGATTACGCACCTGAATTACCAGAAGACATCGCCCAAGGCATCACAGACAGAGTTTGCATCGACAGCTTCAGCCGTGACTTACGAGAAACAGGCTACTTGCACAACCATGCACGCATGTGGATGGCAGCTTATATTGTCCATTGGCGGCGTATTCGTTGGCAAACCGGCGCAAAGTGGTTTTTAGAGCATTTGTTAGATGGCGATCCTGCTAGCAATAATATGTCATGGCAATGGGTAGCCAGCACCTTTAGTCACAAAGCTTATTTTTTCAACCGCGAAAATTTAGAACGTTACA contains these protein-coding regions:
- a CDS encoding FAD-binding domain-containing protein translates to MTNNMQRDFTNREELVAYLREQFPDAAQRDNHISEIVGGRKAAEKVLQKVDAARYAKTRNFFTGAVTRLSPYIRYGVLSLREIRDYVVERTTNPEETTKLINELGWRDYWQRLYAKLGDNIWQDQEEYKTGYTPSDYAPELPEDIAQGITDRVCIDSFSRDLRETGYLHNHARMWMAAYIVHWRRIRWQTGAKWFLEHLLDGDPASNNMSWQWVASTFSHKAYFFNRENLERYTEGIYCKKCPLYGHCDFEGSYEQIEQKLFPKAEFNKQANSQSWQKGKKRR